A stretch of DNA from Candidatus Eisenbacteria bacterium:
AGATCTGGACCGACCGCGAGAATCCCCTCTACAGACGGATCCACGATCCCTCCGATCCGCGGGAGGGCGCGCGCCTCTTCCGGGTAGTCGCAGAAGCGCGTCACCCCGGCGATGCGCTCCTGCCTGACCCCGAGCGCGAAAAGCATCTCGGTGAGGTTGGGCGACAGAGAGACGATCGCCCGCGGCGGCGGACCCGGCTTCAGAGGGAATCCGAGCGCATCGCGACGCCCGGATTCGTCCCCGCCTTTCGCCTCGCCGATCCCATCGCCGGCGGTGGCACCGCAGACGCTGAAGGCGAAGCATGCGAGCAGCGAAAGGACTGCCGGCGCGAGCGACGGCCCGATCGGCCGCGAGCCGCGCGCCCGAGTAAGCGACGGCCCGATCGGCCGCGAGCCGCGCGCTCGAGTGAGCGACGGCTCGAGGCTCATCGATCCTTCCGTGGCCCCGGTCGGGAGACCCGCGGGGAGCCGCTGACAGGATCGGCGAAGACCTCGACCTCGACGCCGAAGGTCTGCGCCAGCCGCTCGCGTGTGAGGGTGTGCCGCGGGGGCCCATCGGCGGCGACTCGGCCCTCGTGAAGCAGGATGATCCTCTCGGCATAGGCCGCCGTCACCTCGATGTGGTGATCGGCGACGAGCAGCAACCTCCCGCCGGCGGCGAGCCGGGAGAGGAGCCTGTAGACCTCGTCCTGATACTTCAGGTCGAGACTCGCGATCGGCTCATCGAGCAAGAGGACCGGACTCTCCTGGGCTAGAGCCCGCGCGATCATCGCCCGTTGCCACTCGCCTCCGCTCAGCGTGTCGACGGGCCGCTCGGCGAGATCGTCGAGCCCGACCGTGCGCAGCGCTCCATCGATCGCCGCCTCCTCCGCGGCCGGCGCCCCCGCGATGGGGCGATGCATCCGATAGCGTCCGACGCGCACCATCTCCCGGATCGACATGCTGAAGACCGTGTCGGCCCGCTGAGGAACCCATGCGACCAGGGAAGCGACCTCGCGCGTCGACAGTCCCCTCAGTTCGCGTCCGCATAGGACGACTTGCCCGCCATCCGTTGGCAAGAGGCCGGCCGCGATTCGGAGCAGCGTGGACTTGCCGGAGCCATTCGGGCCGATGAGGGCCGTGAGCCCAGCCCCCGGCAGGTTGAGGTCGATCGACTCGAGGACTGGGCGAGTGTTGTACCTGAAGGTGGGTACAAGAACATGAAGACTGGGACCTGTGCCGACGCCGGCAATAATCGATTCCCGCTCAGTCATTTGTGGAAACCCACGGGGCCCTTGCCAATGATCCCGCCTGCCGCCTATACTGCGGCCTCAACCGACCCGGATGGAGAGAATGGACATCGGATCCGCACCTGAGCCCGACAACCGCTCCGGCCCCGACCGGCGGCGCCGTCCGACGCCTCCCTTCAGTCGCTTCACCTTCTTTGGCGGCAGGCGCAGGACGCGGCGCAGGACCACCGATCCGGAGCACTACTATGTCGACCGACTCGGCGCCGAGGTCTGGCTCGTTCTCCTCCTGGTCTTCCTCTTCCAGATCCTGGACGCGAATCTGACGCTTGCCCTTCTCCGGAAGGGGGGCATCGAGCTGAATCCCATCATGGCCCGACTCATCGAGCACAACGTGTTCGCCTTCTACCTGATCAAGCTCGGCATCTCGGCCGTCGGCCTCTGGTTTCTCGGAATCCACAAGAACTTCCCCTGGGTGCGGCCGGGCTTGGCGATCTTGTTCCTCCTCTTCCTCGGCGTCATCGGCTGGCATTGCTACCTGATCTTCCAGAGCCTCTAGAGCGGCCAGCTCGCATCTGAGCCGCGCGGCCCGGTGTCGCTCTC
This window harbors:
- a CDS encoding ABC transporter ATP-binding protein, which codes for MTERESIIAGVGTGPSLHVLVPTFRYNTRPVLESIDLNLPGAGLTALIGPNGSGKSTLLRIAAGLLPTDGGQVVLCGRELRGLSTREVASLVAWVPQRADTVFSMSIREMVRVGRYRMHRPIAGAPAAEEAAIDGALRTVGLDDLAERPVDTLSGGEWQRAMIARALAQESPVLLLDEPIASLDLKYQDEVYRLLSRLAAGGRLLLVADHHIEVTAAYAERIILLHEGRVAADGPPRHTLTRERLAQTFGVEVEVFADPVSGSPRVSRPGPRKDR